From a region of the Pukyongiella litopenaei genome:
- a CDS encoding NADP-dependent malic enzyme: protein MAKVKFTAEEALTFHLEPSPGKFEIQATVPMTTQRDLSLAYSPGVAIPCEAIAENPETAYDYTNKGNLVAVISNGTAVLGLGNLGALGSKPVMEGKAVLFKRFADVNSIDIELDTEDPDEFCRAVRLMGPTFGGINLEDIKAPECFIIEQRLKEEMDIPVFHDDQHGTAVICTAGLINALHLSGKKIEDVKIVLNGAGAAGIACIELLKAMGARHDNCITCDTKGVIWQGRTEGMNQWKSAHAVKTDLRTLEEAMVGADVFLGVSAKGAVTQDMVKSMADNPVIFAMANPDPEITPEEAHEVRPDAIVATGRSDYPNQVNNVLGFPYLFRGALDIHARAINDDMKIACARALAELARLDVPDEVALAYGRNLTFGRDYIIPTPFDPRLIHVVPPAVARAGMDTGAARRPIIDMDAYEVSLKSRMDPTASILRGMNTRARKAQARMIFAEGDDPRVLRAAVMYQRNGMGKALVVGRQDDVRAKLEASGLAEAVRELEIVNAANTQHLDTYKEFLYRRLQRKGFDTQDVHRLAARDRHVFSALMLAHGHGDGMVTGATRKSAHVLERIGHVFDADAAHGAAGVTAVLHRGRIVLIADTLVHEWPDAEDLANIAERAAGVARHMGLEPRVAFVSFSTFGYPVSERAEKMHRAPEVLSRRGVDFEFEGEMTVDVALNVQAQAAYPFSRLTGPANILVVPARHSASISVKLMQEMGGATVIGPILTGVDRPIQICSAVSTANDILNMAVLASCEIK, encoded by the coding sequence ATGGCCAAGGTCAAGTTTACAGCTGAGGAGGCGCTGACGTTCCATCTCGAACCCAGCCCGGGCAAGTTCGAGATACAGGCCACCGTGCCGATGACGACCCAGCGCGACCTGTCGCTGGCCTATTCGCCGGGCGTGGCCATTCCCTGCGAGGCGATCGCCGAGAATCCCGAAACCGCCTATGACTATACCAACAAGGGCAATCTGGTGGCGGTGATTTCCAACGGCACGGCGGTGCTGGGGCTCGGCAACCTGGGCGCGCTGGGGTCCAAGCCGGTGATGGAAGGCAAGGCGGTGCTGTTCAAGCGGTTCGCCGACGTGAACAGCATTGATATCGAGCTGGATACCGAGGATCCGGATGAATTCTGCCGTGCGGTGCGGCTGATGGGGCCGACCTTTGGCGGCATCAACCTCGAAGACATCAAAGCGCCGGAATGTTTCATCATCGAGCAGCGGCTCAAGGAAGAGATGGATATCCCGGTCTTTCACGACGACCAGCACGGCACCGCCGTGATCTGCACCGCCGGGTTGATCAACGCGCTGCACCTGTCGGGCAAGAAGATCGAGGACGTGAAGATCGTGCTGAACGGCGCGGGTGCGGCGGGGATCGCCTGTATCGAGCTGCTCAAGGCGATGGGTGCGCGGCATGACAATTGCATCACCTGCGACACCAAGGGCGTGATCTGGCAGGGCCGGACCGAGGGCATGAACCAGTGGAAATCGGCTCATGCGGTCAAGACCGACCTGCGCACGCTGGAGGAGGCCATGGTCGGTGCCGACGTGTTCCTGGGCGTGTCCGCGAAAGGGGCGGTCACGCAGGACATGGTCAAGTCGATGGCCGACAACCCGGTGATCTTTGCCATGGCCAACCCCGATCCCGAGATCACTCCGGAAGAGGCGCATGAGGTGCGGCCCGATGCCATCGTTGCAACCGGGCGCAGCGACTATCCGAACCAGGTCAACAACGTGCTGGGCTTTCCCTATCTCTTCCGGGGCGCGCTGGACATCCATGCCCGCGCGATCAATGACGACATGAAGATCGCCTGCGCCCGCGCGCTGGCCGAACTGGCGCGGCTGGACGTGCCGGACGAGGTCGCGCTGGCCTATGGCCGCAATCTGACCTTCGGGCGCGACTACATCATTCCCACCCCGTTCGACCCCCGGCTGATCCATGTGGTTCCCCCGGCGGTGGCACGGGCGGGGATGGATACCGGCGCCGCGCGGCGCCCGATCATCGACATGGATGCCTACGAGGTGTCGCTGAAATCGCGGATGGACCCGACCGCCAGCATCCTGCGCGGGATGAACACGCGGGCCCGCAAGGCACAGGCGCGGATGATCTTTGCCGAGGGCGACGACCCGCGCGTGCTGCGTGCCGCGGTGATGTATCAGCGCAACGGCATGGGCAAGGCGCTGGTGGTGGGCCGCCAGGACGACGTGCGCGCCAAGCTGGAAGCCAGCGGTTTGGCCGAAGCGGTGCGGGAACTAGAAATAGTTAATGCGGCGAATACCCAACACCTTGATACATATAAGGAATTCTTGTATCGGCGGTTGCAGCGCAAGGGCTTTGACACGCAAGATGTTCACCGCCTGGCCGCCCGTGACCGGCATGTTTTTTCGGCTCTGATGCTGGCCCATGGGCATGGCGACGGCATGGTCACCGGCGCGACCCGGAAATCCGCGCATGTGCTCGAACGGATCGGCCATGTCTTTGATGCCGATGCCGCGCATGGCGCGGCCGGGGTTACCGCCGTCCTGCACCGGGGGCGGATCGTGCTGATCGCGGACACGCTGGTGCATGAATGGCCCGACGCCGAGGATCTCGCGAATATCGCCGAACGCGCGGCGGGAGTCGCGCGGCACATGGGGCTCGAACCGCGGGTGGCCTTTGTCAGTTTCTCGACCTTCGGATACCCGGTTTCCGAACGGGCCGAAAAGATGCACCGCGCGCCCGAGGTGCTGTCGCGGCGCGGTGTCGATTTCGAGTTCGAAGGCGAGATGACGGTGGATGTGGCGCTGAACGTCCAGGCGCAGGCGGCCTATCCGTTTTCGCGGTTGACCGGCCCGGCCAATATCCTCGTGGTGCCCGCCCGGCACTCCGCCAGCATCTCGGTCAAGCTGATGCAGGAAATGGGCGGCGCCACGGTGATCGGCCCGATCCTGACGGGGGTGGACCGGCCGATCCAGATCTGTTCGGCGGTTTCGACCGCCAACGATATCCTGAACATGGCGGTGCTGGCGTCCTGCGAAATCAAGTGA
- a CDS encoding RSP_7527 family protein translates to MAIQTQRFPNQREVQAYIDEARRQRAEYIQELLRSVFRRSAQSIDKAMPRRFSRA, encoded by the coding sequence ATGGCTATCCAGACACAGAGATTTCCCAACCAGCGGGAAGTCCAGGCATACATCGACGAGGCGCGCAGGCAGCGGGCCGAGTATATCCAGGAACTGTTGCGTTCGGTTTTCCGCAGATCCGCGCAGTCGATCGACAAGGCGATGCCGCGCCGGTTCTCGCGGGCCTGA
- a CDS encoding DUF1810 domain-containing protein — translation MSDETDPDLFLDAQNAVWDQVTSELAAGRKQSHWMWFVFPQLASLGQSPMSQLYGLHDLAEARAYLAHPELRARLVEVGELLLSHRDACAETILGRIDAMKLRSSMTLFAAVPDAPPVFADILGAFFDGRRCEHTLQEIGGA, via the coding sequence GTGAGCGACGAGACCGATCCCGACCTGTTCCTGGACGCCCAGAACGCGGTCTGGGACCAGGTGACATCGGAACTGGCCGCGGGGCGCAAGCAAAGCCACTGGATGTGGTTCGTGTTCCCGCAGCTCGCCTCGCTCGGGCAATCGCCCATGTCCCAGCTCTATGGGCTGCACGATCTGGCCGAGGCCCGCGCCTATCTGGCGCATCCCGAATTGCGGGCGCGGCTGGTCGAGGTGGGCGAATTGCTGCTGTCCCATCGCGATGCGTGCGCCGAAACGATCCTGGGCAGGATCGACGCGATGAAGCTGCGGTCTTCGATGACGCTGTTTGCCGCGGTGCCGGATGCGCCGCCGGTCTTTGCCGACATTCTGGGCGCCTTTTTCGACGGCCGGCGCTGCGAACATACGCTGCAAGAGATTGGCGGCGCCTGA
- a CDS encoding argininosuccinate synthase — MSAPKKVVLAYSGGLDTSIILKWLQTEYGCEVVTFTADLGQGEELEPARNKAEMLGIRPENIHIEDIREEFVRDFVFPMFRANAQYEGLYLLGTSIARPLISKRLIEIAEETGADAVAHGATGKGNDQVRFELAAYALNPDIKVIAPWREWDLTSRNRLLEFAEAHQIPIAKDKRGEAPFSVDANLLHTSSEGKVLEDPAEMAPDYVYQRTVNPEDAPDTPEYIEIAFEKGDAVAINGQAMSPATLLTALNDYGRRHGIGRLDLVEGRFVGMKSRGIYETPGGTILLEAHRGIESITMDRGAMHLKDQLMPQYAELIYNGFWYSPEREMLQAAIDKSQEHVTGTVRVRLFKGLASTVGRWSDQSLYSEEHVTFEDDAGAYDQKDAAGFIKLNALRLRLLAMRDRRAK; from the coding sequence ATGAGTGCGCCCAAGAAAGTTGTCCTGGCCTATTCCGGCGGCCTCGACACCTCGATCATCCTGAAATGGCTGCAAACCGAATATGGCTGCGAAGTGGTGACCTTCACCGCCGATCTGGGCCAGGGCGAAGAACTGGAGCCCGCGCGGAACAAGGCCGAGATGCTCGGCATCAGGCCCGAGAACATTCACATCGAGGACATCCGCGAGGAATTCGTGCGCGATTTCGTGTTCCCGATGTTCCGCGCCAATGCGCAATATGAAGGGCTCTACCTGCTGGGCACGTCGATCGCGCGCCCGCTGATTTCCAAGCGGTTGATCGAGATCGCCGAGGAAACCGGCGCCGATGCGGTCGCGCATGGCGCCACCGGCAAGGGCAACGACCAGGTGCGGTTCGAACTTGCGGCCTATGCGCTGAACCCCGACATCAAAGTGATCGCGCCCTGGCGGGAATGGGACCTGACCAGCCGCAACCGGCTGCTGGAATTTGCCGAGGCGCATCAGATCCCGATTGCCAAGGACAAGCGCGGCGAAGCGCCGTTCTCGGTCGATGCGAACCTGTTGCACACCTCGTCCGAGGGCAAGGTGCTCGAAGATCCGGCCGAAATGGCGCCGGACTATGTCTATCAGCGCACCGTGAACCCCGAGGACGCGCCGGATACCCCGGAATATATCGAGATCGCCTTTGAAAAGGGCGACGCGGTGGCGATCAACGGCCAGGCCATGTCGCCGGCCACGCTGCTGACCGCGCTGAACGACTATGGGCGCAGGCACGGGATCGGCCGGCTCGACCTGGTCGAGGGGCGGTTCGTGGGCATGAAATCGCGCGGCATCTATGAAACGCCGGGCGGGACGATCCTGCTCGAGGCGCATCGCGGCATCGAATCGATCACGATGGACCGCGGCGCGATGCACCTGAAGGACCAGCTGATGCCGCAATATGCGGAACTGATCTACAACGGTTTCTGGTATTCGCCGGAACGCGAGATGCTGCAGGCCGCCATCGACAAGAGCCAGGAACATGTGACGGGCACGGTCCGGGTCAGGCTGTTCAAGGGTCTCGCATCCACGGTTGGCCGCTGGTCGGACCAGTCGCTCTATTCCGAAGAGCATGTGACCTTCGAGGACGACGCCGGCGCCTATGACCAGAAGGACGCCGCCGGGTTCATCAAGCTGAACGCGCTGCGGCTGCGGCTGCTGGCGATGCGGGACCGGCGGGCAAAGTGA
- the ilvA gene encoding threonine ammonia-lyase IlvA has protein sequence MSDFPARARMAEAAMRTVFPATPLQHNRHLSDRFGADIWLKREDLSPVRSYKLRGAFNAMRKQPDHGLFVCASAGNHAQGVAFMCRHMGVRGVIFMPVTTPEQKILKTRMFGGDRIEIHLVGDYFDDTLAAAQQWCAVEGGHFLSPFDDPDVIEGQASVAVEIEMQLGRAPGHVVLPVGGGGMSSGVATWFGDRARCHFVEPAGGACLRAALETGAPVALDIVDNFVDGAAVGRIGDRPFELLRHVPAEDVVVLGEDRICATMMEMLNVEGIVLEPAGALSVEALGDLRDAIRGQTVVCVTSGGNFDFERLPEVKERAQRWSGRKKYFILRLPQRPGALREFLAVLGPDDDIARFEYLKKSARNFGSVLIGIETSRPENFDALFARLDDLGFTYSDITNDEILAQFVI, from the coding sequence ATGAGCGATTTTCCTGCCCGCGCCCGCATGGCCGAAGCCGCCATGCGCACGGTGTTTCCAGCCACCCCGCTGCAACACAACCGCCACCTGTCCGACCGGTTCGGCGCCGATATCTGGCTCAAGCGCGAAGATCTGAGCCCGGTGCGGTCCTACAAGCTGCGCGGCGCGTTCAACGCCATGCGCAAGCAGCCGGATCATGGTCTGTTCGTTTGCGCCAGCGCCGGCAACCATGCGCAGGGCGTTGCCTTCATGTGCCGGCATATGGGCGTGCGCGGGGTGATCTTCATGCCAGTCACGACGCCCGAACAGAAGATTCTGAAAACCCGGATGTTTGGCGGCGACCGGATCGAGATACACTTGGTCGGCGACTATTTCGACGATACGCTGGCCGCCGCGCAGCAATGGTGCGCGGTCGAGGGCGGTCATTTCCTGTCGCCCTTCGACGACCCCGACGTGATCGAGGGCCAGGCATCGGTCGCCGTGGAAATCGAGATGCAGCTGGGCCGGGCGCCCGGCCATGTGGTGTTGCCGGTGGGCGGCGGCGGCATGTCCTCGGGGGTGGCGACCTGGTTCGGGGATCGGGCGCGCTGCCATTTCGTCGAACCGGCGGGCGGGGCCTGCCTGCGGGCGGCGCTCGAAACCGGGGCGCCGGTGGCGCTCGACATCGTCGACAATTTCGTCGATGGCGCGGCGGTGGGCCGGATCGGCGACCGGCCGTTTGAGTTGTTGCGGCACGTTCCGGCGGAGGATGTCGTGGTGCTGGGCGAAGACCGCATCTGCGCCACGATGATGGAGATGCTCAATGTCGAGGGGATCGTCCTGGAACCCGCCGGCGCCCTTTCGGTCGAGGCGCTGGGCGATCTGCGCGACGCGATCCGGGGACAGACCGTGGTCTGTGTCACCTCGGGGGGCAATTTCGATTTCGAACGCCTGCCCGAGGTAAAGGAACGCGCGCAACGCTGGTCGGGGCGAAAGAAGTATTTCATCCTGCGGCTGCCGCAGCGCCCCGGCGCGCTGCGCGAGTTCCTGGCCGTGCTCGGCCCCGACGACGATATCGCCCGGTTCGAGTATCTCAAGAAATCGGCCCGCAATTTCGGCTCGGTGCTGATCGGCATCGAAACATCCAGGCCAGAGAACTTCGACGCGCTGTTCGCGCGGCTCGATGACCTGGGTTTCACCTATTCAGACATCACCAATGACGAGATCCTGGCCCAGTTCGTGATCTGA
- a CDS encoding Hpt domain-containing protein — protein sequence MIDWARVSDLRDEVGADDFGEIIEIFLDEVGETIAELRGGADPASLEAPLHFLKGSALNLGFAEFSRMCQQGEAAAAAGQGNTIDLNAIIDGYDRSVAAFTAGVVERFSG from the coding sequence ATGATTGATTGGGCGCGCGTCAGCGACCTGCGCGATGAGGTCGGCGCCGATGATTTCGGCGAGATCATCGAGATCTTTCTCGACGAGGTCGGGGAAACGATCGCCGAACTGCGCGGCGGGGCCGATCCGGCGTCGCTCGAGGCGCCGCTGCATTTCCTGAAAGGCAGCGCGCTCAATCTCGGCTTTGCCGAGTTTTCCCGGATGTGCCAGCAGGGCGAAGCGGCCGCCGCGGCCGGGCAGGGCAATACCATCGATCTGAACGCGATCATTGACGGCTATGACCGATCCGTCGCCGCCTTCACGGCCGGGGTCGTCGAACGTTTTTCCGGATGA
- a CDS encoding PP2C family protein-serine/threonine phosphatase, with protein MPKLFDLSDETAGSEPVRRILVVDDSRLQRQILVRMLRRWGFAVTEAESGEAALEICNRDRPEMVLSDWMMPGMTGLDFCRAFRDQSGDGYGYFILLTSKTDKAAVAQGLDAGADDFLSKPVDADELRARIKAGERILGMQHELSAKNSVISETLEKLQAAYDRIDEDLVQARKIQQSLVPERNRCFGASQVSLLLKPSGHIGGDLVGMFSPRDDQVGFYSIDVSGHGITSALMTARLGGHLNAVHFDENLAMSRKNGAYSLREPGEVAATLNGRLLAHEGVEEYFTMAYAMADLATGRVKLTQAGHPHPLLIRRDGGMELVGEGGLPVGLLPDARFDHTELTMQPGDRLLLYSDGFTECPLGRGGMLGDDGLKNLVRRCISQRDGKAFLDALFRSLTRIMCPVTGMDDDVSATLFDFGAPG; from the coding sequence TTGCCAAAGTTATTCGATTTGTCGGACGAAACCGCCGGTTCCGAACCGGTGCGCCGTATCCTGGTTGTCGATGACAGCCGTCTGCAACGCCAAATCCTGGTCAGGATGCTGCGACGTTGGGGGTTCGCGGTGACCGAGGCCGAAAGCGGCGAGGCGGCGCTGGAAATCTGCAATCGCGACCGGCCCGAAATGGTGCTGAGCGACTGGATGATGCCCGGCATGACGGGGCTGGATTTCTGCCGCGCCTTCCGCGACCAGTCGGGCGATGGCTATGGCTATTTCATCCTGTTGACGTCGAAAACCGACAAGGCCGCCGTAGCGCAGGGGCTGGATGCCGGCGCCGACGATTTCCTGTCGAAACCGGTGGATGCCGACGAATTGCGCGCGCGTATCAAGGCCGGCGAACGCATCCTGGGGATGCAGCACGAACTTTCGGCCAAGAACAGCGTCATCTCCGAGACCCTGGAGAAATTGCAGGCCGCCTATGACCGGATCGACGAAGACCTGGTGCAGGCGCGCAAGATCCAGCAATCGCTGGTGCCCGAACGCAACCGATGCTTTGGCGCATCGCAGGTTTCCCTGCTGCTGAAACCCAGCGGTCACATCGGTGGCGACCTGGTGGGCATGTTTTCACCCCGCGACGACCAGGTCGGATTCTACAGTATCGACGTTTCCGGGCATGGCATCACCTCGGCCCTGATGACCGCCCGGCTCGGCGGCCACCTGAACGCGGTGCATTTCGATGAAAACCTGGCCATGTCGCGGAAAAACGGCGCCTATTCGCTGCGCGAACCGGGCGAGGTCGCCGCGACCCTCAACGGCCGCCTGCTGGCGCATGAGGGGGTCGAGGAGTATTTTACCATGGCCTATGCAATGGCCGATCTGGCCACCGGACGGGTGAAGCTGACGCAGGCAGGGCATCCGCACCCCCTGCTGATCCGGCGCGACGGCGGCATGGAACTGGTCGGCGAGGGCGGCCTGCCGGTCGGGTTGCTGCCCGATGCGCGGTTCGATCACACCGAGCTCACGATGCAACCGGGCGACCGGTTGCTGCTCTATTCCGACGGGTTCACCGAATGCCCGCTGGGGCGCGGCGGCATGCTGGGCGATGACGGGCTGAAGAACCTCGTGCGCAGATGCATTTCACAGCGCGACGGCAAGGCGTTTCTGGACGCCCTGTTCCGGTCGCTGACCCGGATCATGTGCCCCGTGACCGGCATGGATGACGATGTGTCGGCGACGTTGTTCGACTTTGGCGCACCCGGCTGA
- a CDS encoding NUDIX hydrolase translates to MIRRFGTVPEAGRRYVRRPGVYALLPQGGDLLITCQHDPGPELQLPGGGIDPGESPVTALHREVLEETGWLIAAPRRVGAFRRFTYMPEYDLWAEKICLIYTARPVRPLGPPHEAGHTALWISAGDAAKMLGNAGDRHFAERHARRSRRAVAG, encoded by the coding sequence ATGATCAGAAGGTTCGGAACGGTCCCCGAGGCCGGGCGGCGATATGTGCGGCGGCCCGGCGTCTATGCGTTGTTGCCACAGGGCGGCGATCTGCTGATCACCTGCCAGCACGATCCGGGACCGGAGCTGCAACTGCCCGGCGGCGGCATCGATCCCGGCGAATCGCCGGTCACCGCGCTGCATCGCGAGGTGCTCGAGGAAACCGGCTGGCTGATCGCGGCGCCGCGCCGTGTCGGCGCGTTCCGCCGCTTCACCTATATGCCCGAATACGATCTCTGGGCGGAAAAGATCTGCCTGATCTACACCGCGCGCCCCGTGCGCCCGCTCGGGCCGCCGCACGAGGCCGGGCATACCGCGCTGTGGATTTCGGCAGGGGACGCCGCGAAAATGCTGGGCAATGCGGGCGACAGGCATTTTGCCGAACGGCATGCGCGCAGATCCCGCCGGGCCGTTGCGGGGTGA
- a CDS encoding Hsp33 family molecular chaperone HslO, protein MTLGTKIAWDDTVLPFQLDATDMRGRVVRLDGVLDGILRQHAYPPQVEALVAEMALLTALIGQTVKLRWKLSLQVQSKGAVRMIATDYYAPQTEGEPARIRAYASFDADRLTDGAPIDQVGEGYFAVLIDQGKGSQPYQGIAPLVSGSLSDSAEAYFMQSEQLPTRFKLSFGRSTVPGEPEHWRAGGIMLQHLPPATGQAKADDGDEPWNRVNILLDTVDELELIGPSLPPTDLLLRLFHEESPRVYDTQPVRFGCTCSEDRVRQSLSIYSARDIEKMTTDEGTVTADCQFCSAHYVLDPATVGFDAAKPVDE, encoded by the coding sequence ATGACACTCGGAACGAAAATCGCGTGGGACGATACCGTCCTGCCCTTCCAGCTTGATGCAACCGACATGCGCGGCCGCGTGGTGCGGCTCGACGGCGTGCTCGACGGCATCCTCCGGCAGCATGCCTACCCGCCGCAGGTCGAGGCACTGGTGGCGGAAATGGCGTTGCTGACCGCGCTGATCGGCCAGACCGTCAAGCTGCGCTGGAAGCTGTCGCTGCAGGTGCAGTCCAAGGGGGCGGTGCGCATGATCGCGACCGATTACTATGCGCCGCAGACCGAGGGCGAACCGGCGCGCATCCGCGCCTATGCCAGTTTCGATGCCGACCGCCTGACCGATGGCGCGCCGATCGATCAGGTCGGCGAAGGGTATTTCGCCGTGCTGATCGACCAGGGCAAGGGCAGCCAGCCCTACCAGGGCATCGCGCCGCTGGTGTCCGGATCGCTGAGCGACAGCGCCGAGGCGTATTTCATGCAGTCCGAACAGCTGCCGACGCGGTTCAAGCTCAGTTTTGGCCGCTCGACCGTGCCGGGCGAGCCCGAACACTGGCGCGCGGGCGGGATCATGCTGCAACACCTGCCGCCGGCCACCGGCCAGGCAAAGGCCGATGATGGAGACGAGCCCTGGAACCGGGTCAACATCCTGCTCGATACCGTCGACGAACTCGAGCTGATCGGCCCGTCCCTGCCGCCCACCGACCTGCTGCTGCGCCTGTTTCACGAGGAATCGCCCCGCGTCTACGACACCCAGCCGGTCCGGTTCGGCTGCACCTGTTCCGAGGACCGCGTGCGCCAGAGCCTGTCGATCTATTCGGCCCGCGATATCGAAAAGATGACCACCGACGAGGGAACGGTGACGGCGGACTGCCAGTTCTGCAGCGCGCATTACGTTCTCGATCCGGCGACGGTCGGGTTCGATGCGGCAAAGCCCGTCGATGAGTGA
- a CDS encoding CoA pyrophosphatase: MSDIVDRLHAALAAPGDASSDFDLNPDAVLPANRRLRQAGVLVLVSVADGPPRLILTKRSSALKHHPGQIAFPGGKQDPGDVDAIATALREAEEEIGLPRDLPQIIGTMPAHETVTGFNVTPVLALIDTPFRAVAEPGEVDEIFSAPLSHLMAPDNYLVESRIWRGARRYYYAVPYGPYYIWGATARMLRALSSRMAQ; the protein is encoded by the coding sequence ATGAGTGACATCGTCGACCGGCTGCACGCGGCGCTGGCGGCGCCGGGCGATGCCTCGTCGGATTTCGATCTGAACCCCGACGCCGTTCTGCCCGCAAACCGGCGTTTGCGGCAGGCGGGCGTGCTGGTTCTGGTGTCGGTGGCGGACGGCCCGCCCCGGCTGATCCTGACGAAACGGTCCTCGGCGCTGAAACACCATCCGGGCCAGATCGCGTTTCCCGGCGGAAAACAGGATCCCGGCGATGTCGATGCCATCGCCACCGCGCTGCGCGAGGCCGAGGAGGAAATCGGTCTGCCGCGCGATCTGCCGCAGATCATCGGCACCATGCCGGCGCATGAAACGGTAACCGGCTTCAACGTTACGCCGGTTCTGGCGCTGATCGATACGCCTTTTCGCGCGGTGGCCGAGCCGGGCGAGGTGGACGAGATCTTCTCGGCCCCTCTCAGCCACCTGATGGCGCCGGACAACTATCTGGTGGAATCGCGCATCTGGCGCGGTGCGCGGCGGTATTACTATGCGGTGCCCTACGGCCCCTATTACATCTGGGGCGCAACCGCACGGATGCTGCGCGCGCTGTCGTCCAGGATGGCACAGTGA
- a CDS encoding CCA tRNA nucleotidyltransferase, giving the protein MTRVSGDWLTDARTQAVCAALTGGGAQALFVGGCVRNALIGVPVSDIDIATDARPDRVIDLARAAGLKAIPTGIDHGTVTLVAGGLAHEVTTFRRDITTDGRRAVVAFSDRVEEDAARRDFTMNALYARPDGVLLDPLGGLSDLQARRVRFIGDAGRRIVEDYLRSLRYFRFHAHYGDAGAGFDPQALAAISTHLDGLDSLSRERVGAELLKLLAAPDPAPSVAGMRATGVLGRVLPGADDTALAPLVHLEDALGLTPDPILRLAALVGEAGTLRLSRAQMAALDVFRTGAQGAMPAAELGYRLGVAPALGALALRAACLGLAPDDDARAEAEKGAASVFPVRAADLMPGLRGRALGDRLAELEGDWVASGFTLSRAALLAKG; this is encoded by the coding sequence GTGACCCGGGTTTCGGGCGACTGGCTGACCGACGCCCGAACCCAGGCGGTCTGCGCGGCGCTGACCGGGGGTGGCGCACAGGCGCTGTTCGTGGGGGGCTGCGTGCGCAACGCGCTGATCGGCGTGCCGGTTTCGGATATCGACATCGCCACCGATGCCCGCCCCGACCGGGTGATCGACCTGGCCCGGGCGGCGGGGCTCAAGGCGATCCCCACCGGTATCGACCATGGCACCGTGACGCTGGTGGCGGGTGGCCTGGCCCATGAGGTCACGACCTTTCGCCGCGACATAACCACCGACGGACGCCGCGCGGTTGTCGCCTTTTCCGACCGGGTCGAAGAAGACGCGGCGCGGCGCGATTTCACGATGAACGCGCTTTATGCACGGCCTGACGGGGTGCTGCTGGACCCGCTGGGCGGCCTGTCCGACCTGCAGGCGCGGCGGGTCCGGTTCATCGGCGATGCCGGGCGCCGCATCGTCGAGGATTATCTGCGATCGCTGCGCTATTTTCGGTTTCATGCCCATTACGGCGACGCCGGGGCGGGGTTCGACCCGCAGGCGCTGGCGGCGATCTCGACCCATCTCGACGGGCTGGACAGCCTGTCGCGCGAACGGGTGGGTGCCGAACTGCTCAAGCTGCTGGCAGCACCCGATCCGGCCCCGTCCGTGGCGGGAATGCGCGCCACCGGCGTGCTGGGGCGGGTGCTGCCGGGGGCGGACGACACCGCGCTGGCGCCGCTGGTCCATCTGGAGGATGCGCTGGGCCTGACGCCCGATCCGATCCTGCGGCTGGCGGCGCTGGTCGGTGAGGCAGGCACGTTGCGGCTGAGCCGGGCGCAGATGGCGGCGCTGGACGTGTTTCGAACCGGTGCGCAGGGCGCGATGCCCGCCGCCGAACTGGGCTATCGGCTGGGGGTGGCGCCGGCGCTCGGGGCGCTGGCTCTGCGTGCCGCGTGTCTCGGGCTGGCGCCTGATGACGATGCGCGGGCCGAGGCCGAAAAGGGCGCGGCGTCGGTGTTTCCCGTCAGGGCGGCCGACCTGATGCCCGGGCTGAGGGGCCGCGCGCTGGGCGACCGCCTGGCAGAGCTTGAAGGCGACTGGGTCGCATCGGGTTTCACCCTGTCCCGCGCGGCCTTGCTGGCGAAGGGGTGA